A window from Neobacillus sp. PS3-40 encodes these proteins:
- the rsmI gene encoding 16S rRNA (cytidine(1402)-2'-O)-methyltransferase, producing MWQQKSFDQEEHKAILYLVPTPIGNLEDMSFRAVRILKEVDFIAAEDTRNTKKLCNYFEITTPLVSYHEHNKETSGEKLIEKLKEGLKIALVSDAGMPTISDPGFELVSAALKENLTVVPLPGANAALTSLIASGLPSQPFYFYGFLNRQRKEKKKELERLKKQSDTIVFYESPHRLKETLNLMLEILGDRNTALCRELTKRYEEFIRGTLTEVNEWARQDEIRGEFCIIIEGSNEKQTDEETGWWEHLTIEEHVDHYIAENNIPSKEAIKHVAIDRGLNKRDVYQAYHID from the coding sequence ATGTGGCAACAAAAAAGCTTTGATCAGGAAGAACACAAGGCGATACTATATCTTGTTCCAACGCCAATTGGAAATTTAGAGGATATGAGTTTTCGGGCAGTTAGAATATTAAAAGAGGTAGATTTTATTGCTGCAGAAGATACAAGAAATACAAAGAAATTGTGTAATTATTTTGAAATTACTACACCCCTCGTTAGCTACCATGAGCATAATAAAGAAACGAGTGGAGAGAAGCTAATTGAAAAGTTAAAAGAAGGATTAAAAATTGCATTGGTAAGTGATGCTGGAATGCCAACCATCTCTGATCCTGGATTTGAGCTTGTCTCTGCTGCTTTAAAAGAAAATCTGACAGTAGTTCCTTTACCTGGAGCAAACGCAGCACTTACGTCTTTAATTGCCTCAGGACTTCCAAGTCAGCCATTTTACTTTTACGGTTTTCTGAATCGGCAAAGGAAAGAAAAGAAAAAAGAATTGGAACGCTTGAAGAAGCAGTCTGATACGATTGTTTTTTATGAGTCGCCCCATCGTCTTAAAGAAACGTTGAATCTGATGTTAGAGATACTTGGAGATCGCAATACAGCTCTTTGTAGGGAACTGACGAAAAGATATGAGGAATTTATTAGAGGTACGCTGACAGAGGTAAATGAATGGGCTAGGCAGGATGAAATACGTGGAGAATTTTGTATTATTATCGAAGGGTCAAATGAGAAGCAAACTGATGAAGAAACGGGTTGGTGGGAACATTTAACGATTGAAGAGCATGTCGATCATTATATTGCAGAAAATAATATCCCGTCAAAGGAAGCTATTAAACATGTAGCAATAGACCGAGGGCTCAATAAAAGGGATGTTTACCAGGCATACCATATAGACTAG
- a CDS encoding AbrB/MazE/SpoVT family DNA-binding domain-containing protein, with amino-acid sequence MLMKSTGIVRKVDELGRVVIPIELRRTLGIAEKDALEIYVDEERIILKKYKANMTCQVTGEVSDDNLALAGGKLILSREGAEQLIKEIQNSFELAK; translated from the coding sequence ATATTAATGAAATCTACTGGTATTGTCCGTAAAGTTGACGAGTTAGGCCGTGTGGTTATTCCAATCGAATTAAGACGTACTCTAGGTATTGCTGAGAAAGATGCTCTTGAAATCTATGTTGACGAAGAGCGTATTATCTTGAAAAAGTACAAAGCAAACATGACTTGCCAAGTAACTGGTGAAGTGTCTGATGACAACTTAGCACTTGCAGGTGGAAAGCTAATCCTTAGCCGTGAAGGCGCTGAACAGTTAATAAAAGAAATTCAAAACTCATTTGAATTAGCAAAATAA